GTATGATCGTGTTACATGTAATTTCATCCGTTGTTGCTGTACTCAAGTTTCGAACGGAGGACGGACGAACGAACGCACGAAGGGCTCGCTTGGAACCGGTAAAATCCAAAATCTGAGCTGCCGCCCGCCTGAACGGAGAACGAAATTTGAGAGCCACGTCACCGATCCGCGCCATCTCTCTCCCGGATCGCCATCCCGCCCGTCCAATCCCGTGCTGATCCAACGGCAGGCTGCACACTCCTCCCTTGTTAAATCCCCCTTCGCTTCCCCCCAATCCTCCCAccagccgccgccaccaccgctcCTCCTCCATTTCCATCTCAGTCAGCTCCAAGCCGTCAGCCATGTCCGGCCGCGGCAAGGGAGGGAAGGGCCTCGGCAAGGGCGGCGCCAAGCGCCACCGTAAGGTGCTCCGCGACAACATCCAGGGCATCACCAAGCCGGCCATCCGGCGTCtggcgcggcggggcggcgtgaAGCGCATCTCGGGGCTCATCTACGAGGAGACCCGGGGCGTGCTCAAGATCTTCCTGGAGAACGTCATCCGCGACGCCGTCACCTACACCGAGCACGCCCGCCGCAAGACCGTCACCGCCATGGACGTCGTCTACGCGCTCAAGCGACAGGGACGCGCACTCTACGGTTTCGGCGGCTAGGCCTGCGCCCGCTGCTGCTCCATCGAGTCGACTCTGCTGGATGCTGCTGTTCCTCTGCTATGGTTTCGTTTCTGAGTGCGTGTCCTGCTGTTCCATAGGTCTGTGTAGTTAGTAGAAGGCGATGGATCTGAATGTACTGGAGTTGTTGGTTCTTGCAAGAAATGAACCTGAATGAAATGGAAGTTGTACTTCATCTCTCGATATGATTGTACCTCCTGGCTTGTTCCTGTACATTCTAAAATTTCTCAGCAAGAACGTCGCTGATGACTCTTTCAGTAATTTTCGTTATGATTTTTTGCTGAATGGGCTCCAAAATTTCCGCCTCACAAAATTCATACCACGCGGTATACTATTACAGTTATTTTTTGGTTATGCAGTGTAGCCTGACCAACCCCCCCTTTCGAGGTTGGTGGTGACGGATTGTGCTTGTTTGAACATACTGCCTTATATTGCAACTCACAAGCGCTTGCTCAAGTTCATGAGAAATATGTGCCACTGTCTATCTGAAGAGGAGTTGCAATCTGCTGCTGTCTACTAGTAGATCCTACTAGATGCTATCTCTGATGCCTTGATGTGTCACGATTCTGTTCTGTAATACTTTCACTACTTTTCGGGCGTCGGAACGCTATACTCAGTGTCTGATCATGATCTTCACAATTAAAATGGAGCCGGGAGTGATCCTCCCGATAGCCACAACTTTAGGTTATGCAGAAACGTTCTCTGAATGTAAGTGTTTTTTCATCATTCATACTAATCTGTGTTATAAAACTCTGCCAATGGCAGAATTTTAGTTCAGTCAAATGGTTACAGAATTGCCCGTTGCTCAACATAGAAGCTGGCTAACTTACTGACATGGGAagaaaaataataatatcctACAATCATTTTGTGCTAGCACTTTGTCAGCTGCTATTTTGCTACGGGGACATGTTTTTCTCCTGTTTTCTCCTTTTTGATGACGAGTGCACACGCCTTTCATGAGTTGGCTAACATTTGAATTTCAATCCTTTCATGCGTTATCTTAACAAATGAACTTTTTCATTTCCCCACAAAGgaaaaacaacaacatatattTGATCGAGGCAAGGATTGGCTCAATTAAAGTGAAACTAACATTGTTTTGGATATGGCTCTAGCCGCTCTACTCCTTTCGGtcctttttactctgcatataagaattgtctgaagtcaaacttcataaagtttgaccatatttatatgaaaaaaaatatcaacatctaccaTGCTAAAGCTATACAATACGAAAATTGAAGTCATGACACATCTACtgatattgatttcatattgtgaatgttggtattttttttctataaagttggtcaaactttacaaggcttgatttttggtattttataggcaattgtttgggtgcgaTTTGGGGGCTTTACCTTTCACTTACTTAGGAATACCAATCCACCATCGTAAGCTGACAAACAGAGAATGAAAGTGCATCGAAGACCGATTTGAAAAGAAACTgagctgctggaagggcaagctcatgtcatatggaggccgattaattctgataaattcggttctcacgagtatgcctatgtttctttTGTCGTTCTTTGAAGTCCCAGTTGGAGTTAGGAAACGACTGGACTTTTATCGCTCACGATTCTTTTGGCAGGGTGAtgaactaaaaagaaaataccGTTTAGCCAAATGGGATATCATTTGtagaccgaaagaccaagggggtcttggtaCTGAGAATCTTGAAGTTAAGAACAGATGTCTTCTCAGCAAGTGGCTGTGGAAGTTATCTAGTGGGACTGACGCCACTTGGGCGCAAATTCTCTGTAGCAAGTATCTTCAAACCAAAACTTTGTCTCAGGTGATAGTAAGGCCGACTGACTCTCCTTTTTTGGAAAGGGCTTATGAAAGTCAAACTATCCCTGTTTAATAGAACATAGTTTATTGTTGGTAACGGTGCTAGTACgcgattctgggaggatacttggctcggaGAGACACCCTTAGCCATTCAATACCCGTCTTTGTACCGTATTGTTCACCGACATGAGGTTTTTGTTGCAACGGTACTTCAATCTACCGcccttaatattcagttcagaAGGGCGCTAGTGGGCAATCGTTGGGAAGATTGGCTCCGTCTAGTAagtagactgatggaggttcagctttctcAACAACCCGATGAATTACGCTGGAAGCTTACTAGGTCTGGAGTATTTACAGTTAAATCAATGTATGTTGATGTTATCAATTCAAGCTCGATTCCTAGCTCCAAAcatgtttgggctgtcaaagtccctttgaaaatcaaagtgttcatgtggtttgtccataaacaagTTATTTTAACCAAGGACAACTTGACAAAGCGTAATTCGACAGGACctactaggtgtagtttctgtGATCGGGATGAGACGATCaaactgttggggatcgtagcagaaattaaaattttctacgcatcaccaagatcaatctatggagcttactagcaacgagaggggaggagtgcatctacatacccttgtagatcgcgagcggaagcgttcaagagaacggggttgatggagtcatactcgtcgtgatccaaatcaccgatgatccaagcgccgaacggacggcacctccgcattcaacacacgtacggttgggagaaacgtctcctccttcttgatccagcaagggggaggagaggttgatggagatccagcagcacgacggcgtggtggtggaagcagcggggatctcggcagggcttcgccaagctcagcgagagggagaggtgttacggggggagagggaggcgccaggggcttgggtgcgcagccctccccccccctctttatatagggaccctgggggggcgccggcccctagagatccaatctcaagggggggcggcggccaaggggaaacttgccccccaagttaggtggggcgcccccacccccagggtttccaaccctaggcgcagggggaggcccatgggagggcgcaccagcccaccaggggctggttcccttcccacttcagcccatgggcccctccgggataggtggccctacccggtggacccccgggacccttccggtggtcccggtacaataccggtgacccccgaaactttcccggtggccgaaactggacttcctatatacaaatctttacctccggaccattccggaactcctcgtgatgtccgggatctcatctgggactccgaacaactttcgggttaccgcatactaatatctctacaaccctagcgttaccgaaccttaagtgtgtagaccctacgggttcgggagacacgcagacatgaccgagacgactctccggtcaataaccaacagcgggatctggatacccatgttggctcccacatgctcctcgatgatctcatcggatgaaccacgatgtcgaggattcaaataatcccgtatacaattccctttgtcaatcggtactttacttgcccgagattcgatcgtcgataccCCAATatctcgttcaatctcgttaccggcaagtcactttactcgttccgtaatgcatgatcccgtgactaactacttagtcacattgagctcattatgatgatgcaataccgagtgggcccagagatacctctccgtcatacggagtgacaaatcccaatctcgatccgagccaacccaacagacactttcggagatacctgtagtgcacctttatagccacccagttacgttgtgacgtttcgtacacccaaagcattcctacggtatccgggagttgcacgatctcatggtctaaggaaatgatacttgacattagaaaagctttagcaaacgaactacacgatctagtgttATGCTTATGATtgggtcaggaaaccgtaaccatctatcgatcaacgagctagtcaactagaggcttactagggacatgttatagtctttgtgttcacacatgtattacgatttccggataacacaattatagcatgaacaatagacaattatcatgaacaaggaaatataataataatcattttattattgcctcatgggcatatttccaacacaaacACCTGTTTCTTGATTGCCCGCTAGCCAAAGTTTTATGGCGAACGGTCCATATTGCTTTCAATATTACTCCACCGAGTTCTGTCAAcacgttatttggaacgtggcttaACGGGATAGAGCCCGAGTTAGCGAGGCATATTCGCGTCGGAGTCTGCGCCATATTGTGGGCGCTCTGgaattgcagaaatgatttggtttttaacaggaCAACACGCATTCATTTTTTGTAGGTTATTTTCAGAGCCACGGCGTTGATCCGTTCGTGGTcactactcactccgacggaggcagggtgcgtttggttactggatctatccgctgggagatggtagctcgggatatcttcaaccggtttggatggcgatcatgtaataggataggcaattagtttacctatctctcttttgccagccggttgtggcgtcCTTTATTTGGCTAGTTTGTCTTCTAGCCCTTTTGGCTCTGTGTGAgctattttttattttcttttggagACTTTAAGACCTTGTTGGAACATATTTATTTGTTttaataagatggccgtatgcatcgttctgatgcagaggccggggaatcccccttttcgaaaaaaaacaaggcttgactttagacaaatcttatatgcaaactaaaaaggaccggagggagtacctCTTAAGAAATAAAGCATCTCAATTATTTTCCAGGCAATAAAAAAACAAGAAAATAAGGCAAACAATTTGGTTATTATATGGTCCAAACAAGAATACATATATCGTAGCCAAGGAAAAAAATGGTGTTATGGGTTTGCCTCTGTTGGCACCAAGTTTTGACATGGCAAAAAATGTAACTAAAACTCAAATGAAAAAGTTTATAACATGAAAGTTCTTCGTGTCAAAATGAACAACTTTGATTTTTTGGTCATCTTCATCCGTGGTCATATGCAACTTCAGAAGCCAAACAATAAATTGTAGAAATTTGCCTCGGAAGTTCATGGCTACATACAGGGTAACTGCCCAAAAATTCCAAGATTTACGCAAGGTGCACACGGTGTGTGCAGGAACTGATTTTAGCTTTTACATCCGTCATTTAGGATGCACATATGAAAGCCGGGGACATGCACCTCCTTGTAGAGCCTGAAAGTGGAGGGGATCGCCGACGCTTCCCCTCTTCAACCACCTATCAAACTTCTGGTGGTCAAACATATTGAGTCTGCCATTTCCAAAATCAACAATGAAACACGCATAGCAATCTCGGTTCACGAATTTCATGACACCGTGAACCAAGGTACATAGCCGCATCGATATCGGCTTCCCACCCCCTCGCCAAGGACAACATAGCGGCCTTGCCCCCCGATTCGAGCCCGCACAACTCCAGTGCCCATCGCTACCCCCGGCCCACCGGCGGCAGCGCGCCACGTCGCACGAGGAGAGGCCAGGTAGATGCGCCACCCACAGAACATGCTCCTTTCCTCCCACTACCTCCAGCTGCGACGCCCGTCTGCCATGACTCACCGACAACAATTTGTTGTCTCCGTCGACATTGAATGGAAGCAGAACCCGGCAAAATATTGGATCTCGGGAGACTCGAAGGAGGGGAGACCACAGCTATAAATCCAGTTTGCGTGGAATAGAAAACCAGCGAACAATTGCAAAAAGCCGAGTCATCGGTCATCGTGCGCCAAGATTCgtgcaaaaataaataaatccgACGGCTGTCGTCGCGTCGCGCAGGATTCGTTCGAAGCTGACGTTCGGGCGGCGCTGACCCTCCAATTCACCACCAACCCTCAACCCGTCGTTGATCACCAGGCACCAACCCCCCGCACATCTCCTCCGCCCTCTCCTTCTCCACCAGCTCCCCATCCATCCCCACCGAGCTCCAAGAACTCCCACCACCCGTCGCCACCCTCCCACCCGGCATGGCCGCCGCCGcgaccgccaccgccaccgccgtccGCCTCCACGCGGCCGCCACGcgacgcgccgccccgcgccggccGGCGCGCCTCGCGGTGCGCGCGGACGCCgcgcgggcggcgacggcgctgACGCAGGACGACCTGAAGAGGCTCGCGGCGGTGCGCGCGGTGGAGCAGGTGCAGAGCGGCATGGTCCTGGGGCTCGGGACGGGGTCCACGGCCGCCTTCGCCGTCGCCGAGATCGGCGCGCTCCTCGCCAGCGGGAAGCTCTCCGGCATCGTCGGCGTGCCCACCTCCAAGCGCACCTTCGAGCAGGCCACGTCGCTGGGGATCCCCCTCTCCACCCTCGACGACCACCCCGTCATCGACCTCGCCATCGACGGCGCCGACGAGGTCCTCTCCTCCCTCTTGCCTCGCCATTGACTCTCTGTCTGTACTGTACCATTCTACTTCTGACGGCTCTTAGCGAGGTTCAGATTGTCCACTTAATTTTCCCCAAGAACCATCTATGATTAACCATGTTTCAATTTTTTTACCAAGCAGGTCGACCCAGATCTTAACCTTGTCAAAGGCCGGGGTGGAGCCCTGCTCCGGGAGAAGATGGTCGAGGCCGCATCAGGAAAGTTTGTCGTCGTCGTCGACGAGACGAAACTAGTCACCGGCCTAGGAGGGAGCGGCCTTGCCATGCCAGTGGAGGTCGTGCAGTTCTGCTGGAAGCACAACCAAGTAAGGCTGCAGGATCTGTTCAACGAAGAAGGTTGCGAGGCGAAGCTGAGACTGAATGAGGATGGCAAGCCCTATGTTACCGACAACTCGAACTACATTGTCGATTTATACTTCAAGACGCCGATAAAGGACGCGCTGGGCGCGGGCAAAGAGATTGCGGCTTTGGAAGGAGTTGTTGAGCACGGGTTGTTCTTGAACATGGCAACTTCAGTGATCATTGCTGGATCGGACGGCGTCAGTGTCAAAACAAAGTGAGTGTTTTGGGTCAGCTGTTGTTGATGTGTTGAATTTACGTTTTTTCAGTGAATAAGCTATCCGTGTAAAATGGGGAAATTATGTTGTTCTATAAATATAGTTTTTCTATGTTTCGTTGGCTCTCACAGTTTATTTTTGGCTTGAAAGAGAATCAGATTGCGGATAAAACACCACTTCAATTGATTGGAGCCCTTGTGATCATGACAACTCAATGACATATTAATCTTCTTGGGCACCAATCAGAACAGCACTTTGAATAAACTTGGGAGCCTGCATGTATATCAGATAATTCAGAATACAGCTCACCACAAGCTTATTCATTACCTAACATGCTACAAACTCAAGCAAGCAAAAATAGCAAAATATAATGTGCGGCTTATAGATGTACCTGTTAAAAGGTCTTTTTTTCCCTTATTATTTTGGAGAAGAAGTGTCGGCTGCATATCCATGTGATCTTTCAAGCCAGGAAGGGCCAACACTGAAAGTCTTATCAATGTAGAAATACAAGAACAAGAACAGCCGAATTACAACTTTATTCAGATATCAGCAAAATCTTCAGATAACTTATAGTATTGAAGTACATCCAAGAACTGTTCTTTTCTCAAAATGTCAACATGGTTTTGGAGTTGTATTCACAAGACAGTTTCAGGTCAGAAAATTGGAGTACTGATCCACAAGGGAGGTGGGTGGGGTGTTTACACAGTGGAACGGTACAGACTGAAGCtaataaagatgcaaaattaTTGTGggtttattttttccttttgagGCCTCTCCTTATAATCCCGTTTCTTTGAAGCtctttgacaaccatatggctgtCTCTCTTGGAGACGCCTTCCCAGGCCCAAAAGGCTTTAGCAAGATCCCCAGCTCCTGAAATCTCTCTTGTTGGAGCAACTGGGCACTGAACTCAAGCAAGCCCTCTAGAGCCTCAGCTCGCTGCCGGTAGGACGTTGTGTCGAACCTCTTCAGCCTCAAATCGGATGAACTTCCGACTTGATTATTGTCGATACTGAGCAGGTTCAGATCACGAGTGTTGGTGTAGCTTTCGCTGTCCCCCCGGAGCACTTGGAAAGTGCATTTGTCCTTGGTGATTGATTTGTCAGTGATAGATGGTGGCAAGAGATTCATGATGGGATACAATGGATCTTCAGACGATGCCAGTGGGAATTCAGCGATTCTGTCGATTCGAGgtgtgttaactgaaacatcaGGAGACTTCAATCTGGTGAGAATGTCGACAAGTCGCTTCTTCTCAGGAGCTTTGAACATGTGTGGGGAAAGTGATGCTCGCCGTGTAGCTTGTCTTGTCTGGTCTTCTGTCTGGTCTTCTGAAGACCTTGATTGGGGAGGCTGCTGGTGTGAAAACAAGAAAAGGTTAATGCATAATATTTGATCAAAGTACACACCATGCGTCACAGATGTACTACACATAAGGTTTCACACGTGCACTTACAAGGAAAAGGAATTCTTCAAACATGGGCTTACGAAGGCAGCTAAAAGTAATATCCGGATGAGATGTAGGATTTCCGGCAAGGGGCGATAAAATGACACTTTAATTTGTGGGATTGAAGGTTGTTGAAATATTTCTGATGAAGAATTAGTACTATGTTGATTATGTGATTGGTGATGTTAACAAAGCATGCAATGAAATATGAATAATAGCTGGATGTTAACTAAGGGTGTTTGTGTGTGTATACTCGGGGTTTTCTGCCCCTACTTTTATCCTATTGTATGGCCAGATACTACATACCTCCTCTTTGTGAGCTGTTCTAGCATGAAATGTTTTTGCAGGTTCTAGCCGTCTCCTAGGAGTCGAGGACGCCCTTCGTGGAGTACGTGCCGGTGATCCTTTTTCTTTTGAATGTTTATCATGCATCGCTTCTTTGACAACTTCCTTGGTGACCTGGACTGGTAACTGACCCATCTGTTGATGAAGTGGTTCTGAACAATCTTTTGCTGTTCTGGTAGACTGAGGAGGGCCATGGTTAGCAGTGGCATTGTCAAGTTCCACAATCCTCTGTACTTTAAATGACTGACTCTTAATATATTGGGGTTTGCAATTGTCTTCATCATCAGAACATGTTGTCTTGTTTTTCTCATGTCTGTTAGGAAGTATAGCTGGGAACATATTGCGAGCCGGACTTGATTTCGATTGGATTTCCAACACATAGGGCTGAAGATGCGGGTGGTTTAGCAGATCCACAGCCTGAAAATCAGAATCAGTATGAGGCAATGGGATGTGCAAATAAGTGCAGAAACAAGAGTATATATtcattaaaataaaataaatattctCTAGAAAAATGACTCGTACACTTGGTCTGTGATCTGGATTTCTGCGCAGCATGCTTTTGATGAGTCCCCTACTGCATGGCAGAAAATAAACATGTTATAAACTTTTCAGATGTCATGAATAGCTCAAGAACTTCGTACAGGTTAATGCGTTGCAAGTGCTTACAATGCACCCGAATATATAGTCGGTAGAGGAGCGACAACAGACTTGTTAATCTTGTTTATCAGTGTCTGCATATCCTGTTAGGAAAGAAAAATATCTTCTGAAATGCAAATTTTGGTGAAACATCATATGTCACAACTTACGAGAAGGAACTGTAACTTTTCTTTTTGCGGGGAAGAAGGAATTGTAACTTAAAGAACATGTCAACTTACAAATGCTTTGAATGCATGCTTCAGCGCAGTCATCTCATAGATGCAGCATCCTGAAGATTGCAGATGTTTAGCCAAGAGAAGAATGCAACATTCGGAGTTAAGACATGCAACTGAATATCAGATAGGAGTACTTGCCTAGCGACCATATGTCGGACTTGGAGCCATATGGAATGTCAGCAAGAAGTTCAGGGCACATGTAACTGGGAGTTCCTACAACCTTCAGAAGAGACACGGTATATCGAATCATAAGCAACTTATACTAGAAAGAGAAACACCTACCTACGTACGGGTTGAGCAAGAACAACTTACCGATGAAGCTAAATCATCAGAAGTCAATACTTTAGCCAGCCCAAAATCACCTGTTTCAGACAAGATATATGTTAGGAACAGAACATATCGCCGTCAGTTATTTCAAGTATTTGTCCCTAACTGTTTTTTATCAGAGCATACTTACCGAGCCGTATATTTTGGTCCTTTGTAAGAAATATATTTGAACACTGAAAAAGTACAATGCATGGTGAGTAACCGGCTAGGCTTAACTGAAATGAAATGCGAGTATCAGATAAAGGCTACGAATATAGCAACCTTCACATCTCGATGAAGGATATGACTGGCATGCAGGTAATCAAGCGCCATCAGGAGCTGCACAAGCCACACACAGAGTTTCTGCATCCAGAGAAATGGACACGGCAACGGGGAAAAATTCAGTAAGCGGAATTTGCAGCTACGTACTGAACAACACATATTACAGAGTAGTTGAGCACCTCCTCCGAGAAATGGCTACCGTTGGCCTTTTTAATGGCCTCTAACCTGCACAGGGAAAACAAATATCCACAATTTTGTCACGGGTTCCAAATTCAGTTCAGAGCTTGCTTCACAAGTTGCACACATACATGTCCCCTCCCTCGCAGTAACCGATCACGATGCACACATAGCACCCCTGACGACAACAACAAAGACACTCATTTCAGGCGACGTCGATCACATGAATCCTTCGGTTGAAACAAATTTTTTCTTGAAAGAGAATTTTCAGTAGGAACATTGAAACATGCAAGGAGAGAGCAAGAGCAAAGATTGCTCTTAGGACCCGCCAATATGTGcagataagagaagaggggaggACCGTGCTCACCTTCTCCACCCAAGAATCTTTGTACTCCACAATGTAAGGGCTCCTTACTTTTGCGATGAGCTCCATCTGTATGAACGAACAAAATGGTGAATTTCATCCAATGGTCAAACAAACCATCTAAATTGAATGCTGACATGTGACATGACACCCAAAAGGGAAGAAAGAGCGAGACCTCCTGGTGCGCGGATCGACGGCACCTGACGGTCTGGCGGGCGAGCCGGATCTTCTTCAAGACATACCTGAAACAAGCCATGCTTGAGAGATGCCCCAGGGATTCTGAAGAGCA
The sequence above is a segment of the Aegilops tauschii subsp. strangulata cultivar AL8/78 chromosome 6, Aet v6.0, whole genome shotgun sequence genome. Coding sequences within it:
- the LOC109784912 gene encoding histone H4 → MSGRGKGGKGLGKGGAKRHRKVLRDNIQGITKPAIRRLARRGGVKRISGLIYEETRGVLKIFLENVIRDAVTYTEHARRKTVTAMDVVYALKRQGRALYGFGG
- the LOC109784914 gene encoding probable ribose-5-phosphate isomerase 3, chloroplastic, coding for MAAAATATATAVRLHAAATRRAAPRRPARLAVRADAARAATALTQDDLKRLAAVRAVEQVQSGMVLGLGTGSTAAFAVAEIGALLASGKLSGIVGVPTSKRTFEQATSLGIPLSTLDDHPVIDLAIDGADEVDPDLNLVKGRGGALLREKMVEAASGKFVVVVDETKLVTGLGGSGLAMPVEVVQFCWKHNQVRLQDLFNEEGCEAKLRLNEDGKPYVTDNSNYIVDLYFKTPIKDALGAGKEIAALEGVVEHGLFLNMATSVIIAGSDGVSVKTKF
- the LOC109784913 gene encoding serine/threonine-protein kinase Nek3 isoform X1 yields the protein MDQYEVLEQIGKGSFGSALLVRHKVEKKRYVLKKIRLARQTVRCRRSAHQEMELIAKVRSPYIVEYKDSWVEKGCYVCIVIGYCEGGDMLEAIKKANGSHFSEEKLCVWLVQLLMALDYLHASHILHRDVKCSNIFLTKDQNIRLGDFGLAKVLTSDDLASSVVGTPSYMCPELLADIPYGSKSDIWSLGCCIYEMTALKHAFKAFDMQTLINKINKSVVAPLPTIYSGAFRGLIKSMLRRNPDHRPSAVDLLNHPHLQPYVLEIQSKSSPARNMFPAILPNRHEKNKTTCSDDEDNCKPQYIKSQSFKVQRIVELDNATANHGPPQSTRTAKDCSEPLHQQMGQLPVQVTKEVVKEAMHDKHSKEKGSPARTPRRASSTPRRRLEPAKTFHARTAHKEEQPPQSRSSEDQTEDQTRQATRRASLSPHMFKAPEKKRLVDILTRLKSPDVSVNTPRIDRIAEFPLASSEDPLYPIMNLLPPSITDKSITKDKCTFQVLRGDSESYTNTRDLNLLSIDNNQVGSSSDLRLKRFDTTSYRQRAEALEGLLEFSAQLLQQERFQELGILLKPFGPGKASPRETAIWLSKSFKETGL
- the LOC109784913 gene encoding serine/threonine-protein kinase Nek3 isoform X2; this encodes MDQYEVLEQIGKGSFGSALLVRHKVEKKRYVLKKIRLARQTVRCRRSAHQEMELIAKVRSPYIVEYKDSWVEKGCYVCIVIGYCEGGDMLEAIKKANGSHFSEEKLCVWLVQLLMALDYLHASHILHRDVKCSNIFLTKDQNIRLGDFGLAKVLTSDDLASSVVGTPSYMCPELLADIPYGSKSDIWSLGCCIYEMTALKHAFKAFDMQTLINKINKSVVAPLPTIYSGAFRGLIKSMLRRNPDHRPSAVDLLNHPHLQPYVLEIQSKSSPARNMFPAILPNRHEKNKTTCSDDEDNCKPQYIKSQSFKVQRIVELDNATANHGPPQSTRTAKDCSEPLHQQMGQLPVQVTKEVVKEAMHDKHSKEKGSPARTPRRASSTPRRRLEPAKTFHARTAHKEEPPQSRSSEDQTEDQTRQATRRASLSPHMFKAPEKKRLVDILTRLKSPDVSVNTPRIDRIAEFPLASSEDPLYPIMNLLPPSITDKSITKDKCTFQVLRGDSESYTNTRDLNLLSIDNNQVGSSSDLRLKRFDTTSYRQRAEALEGLLEFSAQLLQQERFQELGILLKPFGPGKASPRETAIWLSKSFKETGL